Below is a genomic region from Streptomyces sp. RPA4-2.
GCCTGGCGGCCAGCCGCGAGTACACGGGGTCCTCGGAGATGAGGCCGGCGGCCGCCTCGGTGGCCAGCTCGCGCAGTTCCGCGTCGTCCGCGTGCGTGGACCGGCCGCGCAGCGCGGCGGCGGCGACCCGGCCGGGGTCGGCGCCGGGGAGGTCGGCGGTGAAGTCGGTCAGGGTACGCAGCAGCGTGGTACCGGGACCGTCCGTCTCCACCGGGGCCCGCTGCGCGGACTCCGCTTCCACCGGGGCCTGCTGGGCGGAAACTGAAACCGGGTCGGCTGGCGCGATGGTCACTTGGGGCTCTCCCTCGCTCGGCACGGGGCCTGGCGGAGGGCAGCGGGACACGCGACTCGGTTACGGGTACGCGTGCGTCCACCGGCCCATTCCACGAGGCCCGGACGTCGTCGGCGCCCGGGCCGGCTGGCCGGGGCACGCTGTCGGCAGGTCCTCGGACTGAAGCCCGTGCGCGAATGCGCACAAGTACACCGTTGCGGGACAGTTCCGGATTCGCACCGGATTCCCCTGCGACGACAGCGAGCATGAGCATACATCTAGTGCCGGGCTGAGGAAGCACCCCCACATGTTGTGCCGTGTCGGCTTCGGAGGGCGCTACGGAGTGTGCCTGAGGGTCAACTCGTAGGTGAGGAGGAAGACGTCGTCGAGGTGCGGAACCGGGTTCCAGTCGCGCTCCGGGGCGCGGGTGAAGCCGAGGCGTTCGTAGAGGCGGTGGGCGGTGCGCATGGTGCGCTGGGTGGACAGCACCACGCGCGCACAGCCCCCGGTGGCCCGTGCGCGGTCGACGCAGGCGCCCACGAGGGCCGCGCCCGCACCCCGGCCGCGGGCCTCGCGCGCGACGGCGAGCATCCGGATCTCGGCCTCGCCGGGCCGTGCGATGTCGGCCATGGGGCCGCCCCGGGGGACGAAGGTCACGCCGCCGAGGACCTGTTCCCCCTCGACCGCGACGAGCACCTCGGCCGCGGCGGCCCGCTTCGCGACGTCCCGCAGCTCTCCGAGATACGGGTCGCCCTCCCCGAAGTCGAGCAGCCCGTCCCCGAGATAGGCCCGCACGGTGATCTCGCCGACGCAGGGGTACTCCTCCGGCCGCGCGGGCCTGATGACGATGTCCATGCCGGGAGTGTGCCCCGGACGCACGGCGGCGGGCCGCCGGATCTCTCTCCGGCGGCCCGCTCCCTGGTACCGCTGTCCCGGACCGCGCCCGGCGGTGCCCGCCCGTGGGAGCGGGCGGGACTTTCGCAAGGCGCCTAGTGGCCCGCCTCCGCGGTGGCCGGGGGCAGTTCGACCTGGACTCCCGGGTCGCCCGCGTCCGCCGTGTAGTCCGCCGGTGACGTCTCGTCCACGCCGTCGGGCGCCTTGAACGCCCGCAGGGCGAAGGTGAGGACGACGGAGACCACCACGTTCATGACGAACGCCGTCAGACCGATGTAGCCGA
It encodes:
- a CDS encoding GNAT family N-acetyltransferase → MDIVIRPARPEEYPCVGEITVRAYLGDGLLDFGEGDPYLGELRDVAKRAAAAEVLVAVEGEQVLGGVTFVPRGGPMADIARPGEAEIRMLAVAREARGRGAGAALVGACVDRARATGGCARVVLSTQRTMRTAHRLYERLGFTRAPERDWNPVPHLDDVFLLTYELTLRHTP